Below is a genomic region from Candidatus Woesearchaeota archaeon.
ATTTGTCCCATTAAAAGGAAAGCACGGATATAATTCCTAAGAAAAATCAAATCTCACTTAATCTCAACTCTGCACTTGCAGTACTGGCAGAAAACAGCTGTTATGCCATCGCTTAAATTAGCGCGGATATTATTGCCGCATGAAGGGCATTTATAGGTCATTGAGTCCTGTTCAGCCATAAAATACAGAAGATGGTTTTTATTTAAAGCTTTTGTTTCGTTATTTTTCCCGGATTCCTGTTTATCATTCCAACAATTTCATTCCAACGCAGTAACTTGTTCTTGGCTCCAGGATTAGTTATAACAGATTCAGAATTTGCAAGCCCAAGCTGCAGGCAGAATTCAATCTCTTTTTCTTTCATCAAACCAGCAATAAAAGAAGCGGCAAAAGCATCCCCTGCGCCTGTCGCTTCAACAACCTTCACATGATGCGCTGCAATATGATAAATATATGTTCCATCATAGCAATGGGCTCCTTTTTTTCCATCTGTTATGACTGCAATTCTCGGCCCTAGTTTTCTTAATTTTTTTAATAAAATAGCGATATCATGATTTTTTCCAGCAATATATCCTGCTTCTTCTTTATTTAGAATCAACACATCAATATTTTTGAGCAGTTTTCCTAAAAGCACAGCCCCTTTTTCAGCCAAATAAGTGCTGGGGTTAAATGCAATCTTTATATTGCTCCTTACAGCAAAACCAGACAATTTTTCAACTGTTTTATATGACCCATTAAGCATAGACCCGAAATAAAACCACCTTGCTTTTAATTTTGACTTCTTGATTTCATCATAATGCAGGTCATCATTAGACCCTTTAAATGCCAAA
It encodes:
- a CDS encoding carbohydrate kinase family protein translates to MYDVITIGSAVVDTFVDTGNRLFQDVRRGCVTVPFGSKILIENVRVDTGGAGTNTAAAFSRLGFKAACISKMGCGMNSRRIMHALKKEGVDTSLIVCSPKGRTGFSIILDAKGHDRTILAFKGSNDDLHYDEIKKSKLKARWFYFGSMLNGSYKTVEKLSGFAVRSNIKIAFNPSTYLAEKGAVLLGKLLKNIDVLILNKEEAGYIAGKNHDIAILLKKLRKLGPRIAVITDGKKGAHCYDGTYIYHIAAHHVKVVEATGAGDAFAASFIAGLMKEKEIEFCLQLGLANSESVITNPGAKNKLLRWNEIVGMINRNPGKITKQKL